aattACGATGATATAACACTTCCGCTGTCGAGTTTACATGACGTTTGAAGTGTCTGGCAAattcaatgcacacacacacacacacacacacacacacacacacacacacacacacacacacacacacacacacacacactgaaggggACACTCTATGTACACAAGAGAGGTGAAGGgttaggggggagggagggaagagaggttaCGTGGGACACACcaaggtaatctctctctctctctctctctctctctctctctctctctctctctctctctctctctctctcattatcttttcaGGTAAAttgcttcctttatttctttttattctatttggtTTACTTAGCTCattgttcatttcttcttcttcttcttctttttggtcctcttcttcttcttcttgtttctatttcttcttcttcttcttcttcttcttcttcttcttctcctcctcctccttcttcgtgataataaaaaataagaatagaattGTTTAGTGTAAGTTGGGTCTATAATTATGAAACTCACCTCACAATTACCAAAAGTCATGAAATATTTGTACCGTTCTGGTGTTCTGTGTTCAGTATTTTTTGCTCATTAAAACTGCATGGCTGGTGGAATAAGAGGCAAGCAGTATCCTCAGGGCCATTGGTCAGGTCATGACGGGGAATAACGGGTTCAGGGTTGGTACAGTTAGACTTAAGCAACACCATCCAAGCAACAGAAGAGGATCGAACACTACCTTTAGAGAATCAAACACTACTATAAGAGAATTCAATCTTTTAAGAGGATCCAACCTTTTACTGGTTGCACGAGACTCTCAAGCAAAATTAGAATCGATAATTAAAGGGAATCCTACACTATTTTAAGGGAATCAGATCTTTTTTAAGGGGATCAGTTACCTGTCCTCTCAGCCAAGGCTAGGGGAAGTGGGTTCTATATATATAAGCAAAACGTTCTGTAATGCCAAGGTTGTGCGCCGCCGCTGAGAAAATATCGACCTGGtcctactcgtgtgtgtgtgtgtgtgtgtgtgtgtgtgtgtgtgtgtgtgtgtgtgtgtgtgtgtgtgtgtgtgtgtgtgtgtgtgtgtgtgtgtgtatttcttctgGACCTGAAAATGCTTATTGAATTATGAGGTCAGGTATGTTCGGTTCTAAGTCtctctaaagtgtgtgtgtgtgtgtgtgtgtgtgtgtgtgtgtgtgtgtgtgtgtgtgtgtgtgtgtttgtgtgtctgcgtgtgtgtgtgtgtgtgtctcctggtACCTAAAAGAGAAGACACggaattgttgttattactattattgctgttatcattatctttattattgttgttgttattgttgttgttgttgttgttgttgttgttgttgttgtagccaGAGGGGTAAATCATTCATACAGAGTGATAAAGAAAGCCAGCatttaggtatatatatatgtttatatattcatatatttccaTATCTTTATATACCATAAGTTTTTACGAAAAATTATAAATTAAATGGTTTGGTGGGTGGGCGAGGCGAGTACAgccccgcccacgcccacacctcaCAACTTCCCTCGGTAcaatgagggagaaaggagaggggggaggcgagggggtggaggggagataAGTGGATGAGAAGGGGAATAGGAATGTGGAAGTCTCCCATTCCCCGCagactatttctcctcctcctgctcctgctcctccaccccaTGCGCGGTCCGTCCCCCCTCTCCACATACAACACTGCACATTACAGTGACATTATAGATTAGAAGCGCAGGTAACATGATACTCGGCGACGGTGGTGTAATGTCTAGTAGTAGTACATGGTAGTCGTACACTGTAAAAATGATACAAATACATCTTGGTGTTGTTCAGGAGCGTCTACCAAATTGTTTGTCCCTCCCAGACTCCTAAAATAGAGTCTGGTtctcctttttgtgtgtgtgtgtgtgtgggggttggTTGGTTTTTtggcattttcttttgtctttactgaaaaaaagtttgttttGTTGGCTTCTGTTACTCTTGACTCACTAACGAAgcctttggaggaggaggaggaggagggggagtggatggaggaggcCGGAGTGATTGACAAAACACTACCACTAACTATAACACTGTATCGCTTACTGCACGACTGGAAGCTGCCTCGCCActccctcccccactcccctctctctctctctctctcctttccgcctctgtctctctcggACGGTCATCCAAACtgttcctgtcctcctcccctcccggcGGTGTGCTTCACGCggcactcacacaaacactcaggTATCAGTTTATCACAATGCACAGTGTCTGTTGCCTCGTCAACAGTCACAGCGGGTCACGCCTCTCGCGGGGAGGTTtgggtggcgatggtggtagcggtggagggtggtggtggtggtggtggtgatgccaaTGTGTTGGGTTGGTCACAGTCTGTCGCTCCCGGGCCAGCACCTGACTGGCCGGTGTCCTCTAGCGATATGAAGCCCTCAGAGTCGACGAGCTACGGTGCTCTAGCGGCGGGACGAAGCGACGCACCTCCTCTACTGACGCAGCTACAGCAGGAGTGAACACGGCCTCCAAGGCGCCGGGAACATGGAAGGGTGCTGGGCGGCGGTGGTGCGACGGTCTCCGCGGAGCGAACAACAAAGAGCTGCGAAAATCCCCGACAGGGACGAGAGGGTGAGATTCAGGGAGAGGCGCAGGGCAGCTTAGAGGGGAGGTCTCTTGGGCTCCTCCTCCAGGTTGAGGGAGGGCACGGCCAGGGACAAGGATTTGGTGAGGGTTCCCTTGGCTGCGGGCTTAGGGGGCTCCTCCTCCATGGggctgtcgtcgtcgtcgtcgtcctccacAGAGCTGAGGGTGATGCCCGGGTTGAGCAGGTCGTCCTCGATGCTCATGTCCGAGAGGCGCTCCAGCAGCACCTTCTCGCTCACCAGGCCCTTCTTCCGGTAGCCCTTCACGTGCTTCACCTGGCCGTTCACCTGGCCAGATCCGTTCATCTGGTTCTGCTGTGTCTCCGTCTCGTTGGCCATCTCTGCGGGTGGGGTCAGGGTGGCGGCGAgtacaagtgagtgagtgagtgcgatGGTGTGCGGCGTGCGGGAGAGTGGCACTAGCCGGGGGGGCGCTGCTCGGTGCCGAGTGTTACAAGTGCCGAGTGAAGGGGCGGCGGCAGCGGGAGTGTGTGTACCCTGGCGAGCGGCGCGTCTGACTGGCTGAGGTGCGGGCCGCGCGGCGCTATATACTGTGGGCCGCAGCTGTCCGGATGTTGCCTGTAGCTGAGTCTGTGGCCTGTGAGCAACTGAAGGCTGCGCGGCGATGCGGGGAGTTGGGCGCCGCGGGGGGCGGGGGATCGGCCTGGACCTCCCCCGTCCGTCGACACGTGCGCACAGAGGCGCGGACTGGCCGGGGCGAGGGCGAGGACgcggggtggaggagggggcggGGGCAGCGCCCCTCCGCCTCGCTCACTCAGACTCTGACGCAATGGTGGCGGGGCctcgtgttgctgttgttgttgtctgtggtgttgctgtgcGGCCGTGGCAGGCCGCACTGTCACCGTGAATAACACGCAGGGGTCGGGCGGCCCCGGGGATCCGCGGGGCACCTGCTGCTGGGGAGCCTCCGCTGAAAACCGGCGTGACCTGGGCGGAGGCCTCGGGTGTCTGTCCCGCCGCGGGGCTGAGGGTTGGTGGCGGGGCCGGCTGGTGCGGGAGGCTTCGTGTTCACACAGCACGGAACTCTGTACCAGCAGGAGGTCACACAGGGCGGGGGCGCGCGGCTCCCTGCGGCCGGGGACGGGATGGGGACGTGGGAACCTGGCGGGCAGGTGACTTCCCGGTCTGTGGGAGTTAGCGTCATTGTCCGCGCGGCCCCGGTCACGTTGGGCGGCCACGGGCGTGCGTGCAGGGGGGACCGGGGCCCTGGTGCCTGTTATGGCATGAGTACACCGAGGGGCTTCCCTGCCACGCCGCCGCGCCGCCAGCAGCTGCTCCACCCGCACCAGGTAGTGGCGGGCCGGGCTTTCACTGTCCTCCTTGGCGGCACGGGCGTGGGCGTCACGGGCTGCCACTCGCCGCCCCGTCACCTGCAGCCCTGCCCGCGCCCTCTCCTCGCACTGGGCCAGCAGGAAGCTTGACACCAGCTTCACCTGCTGGTGCCGGGCTGTGGCCTGGCGGAGGCGCTGCACCACTGACCCCttggcctgctgc
This Portunus trituberculatus isolate SZX2019 chromosome 13, ASM1759143v1, whole genome shotgun sequence DNA region includes the following protein-coding sequences:
- the LOC123503092 gene encoding translation initiation factor IF-2-like, with the translated sequence MLCRAPHAAFPRARSTAEGSTHACHTDESRCSVTEGTPLQQQQQQQAKGSVVQRLRQATARHQQVKLVSSFLLAQCEERARAGLQVTGRRVAARDAHARAAKEDSESPARHYLVRVEQLLAARRRGREAPRCTHAITGTRAPVPPARTPVAAQRDRGRADNDANSHRPGSHLPARFPRPHPVPGRREPRAPALCDLLLVQSSVLCEHEASRTSRPRHQPSAPRRDRHPRPPPRSRRFSAEAPQQQVPRGSPGPPDPCVLFTVTVRPATAAQQHHRQQQQQHEAPPPLRQSLSERGGGALPPPPPPPRVLALAPASPRLCAHVSTDGGGPGRSPAPRGAQLPASPRSLQLLTGHRLSYRQHPDSCGPQYIAPRGPHLSQSDAPLARVHTLPLPPPLHSALVTLGTEQRPPG